In the Candidatus Cloacimonadota bacterium genome, CTCCACCGTATACAATTACAGGGATCAAGCCCTGAGCTCGCAGCTGGGTAAGATCGCTTTTCTTTTTGGTGTTTCTTGTTTCTGCGTTTAGAGTAAATATCATTTATTCCTCCATTTATTTACTATCTGAATAACAGACTAATTGATTCTCCAATGTGGATCTTTTTGATGGCTATCGCCAGCATTTCCGCAATGGAGAGTTGTACTATCTTTTTACAATTTCTTTTTTGCTCATTTAACATAATAGTATTGGTTACGAATAGTTTTTCTATTGGTGAAGCCTCCAAAGAGCTTATTGCTTTGCCAGATAAAACGCCATGAGTACAAGCAGCATATATCTTTTTGGTGCCCTGTTCTTGAAGAGCATTCGCTACTTTTATCAAACTCCCACCGGTATCGATAATGTCGTCGTATAAAATTGCTGTCTTACCGCAAACATCACCGATTATATTCAACAACTCAGTTTGGTCATTATTCCCGCTACGGCGTTTATCGCCAATTGCCAAGCCACAGTTCAGACGTTTAGCTAATGCTCGCGCACGATTTGCCCCTCCAGAATCTGGAGATACCACCACTATATCTTCCATTTGCATGATACTTTTAAAGTAACGAGCAAATGATGGAATTGCATAAAGATGGTCAACCGGAATATTAAAAAAACCTTGTATCTGATCGGCATGAAGATCTACAGTGACCACCCGGTCTGCTCCGGCTACAGTTATAATATCTGCCACCAGTTTTGCCGTGATCGGAACTC is a window encoding:
- a CDS encoding ribose-phosphate pyrophosphokinase, whose translation is MFSKLKLITGNANRPLAEEVARYAGIPLGDIDLFKFSNDESFVKINDNVRGADVFVIQPTSYPVNDNLMDLLIIIDALKRASAQRINCVIPYYAYARSDKKDQPRVPITAKLVADIITVAGADRVVTVDLHADQIQGFFNIPVDHLYAIPSFARYFKSIMQMEDIVVVSPDSGGANRARALAKRLNCGLAIGDKRRSGNNDQTELLNIIGDVCGKTAILYDDIIDTGGSLIKVANALQEQGTKKIYAACTHGVLSGKAISSLEASPIEKLFVTNTIMLNEQKRNCKKIVQLSIAEMLAIAIKKIHIGESISLLFR